In Methanobacterium sp. Maddingley MBC34, a genomic segment contains:
- a CDS encoding putative ATP-dependent carboligase (PFAM: ATP-grasp domain), protein MENILLVGVNTRAVACSLKKLGYTVNSADYFGTMDLISCADHVESVLDQKPEISCGKFTQQFKPQLIREMALEMVDDADGIICCAGSSSSWFPAHKIIGNRDVEVVEDKFSLYHKLKKHFPVPETYLPVDIYEAAEIASNEPGKKFILKPRSGAGGYGVRVFNDPDLEGIYLPEEINSGDWILQEFIDGENISASVLSTGDEARTILTSTQIIGDTTLGQMEPFGYCGNTVPYTGEMEISELAQKVVTHLSLIGSNGVDFMTKNGEVYVIEVNPRLQGTFECAELSLEVNMAEAHLKACQGQLVEIPLPQRFAVKMVVHALERSQVGSLNFHGVCDLPRPGVIIEKGEPMVTVLSSGNVMENTTYSARRTVQKVYNSINLS, encoded by the coding sequence ATGGAAAACATTCTTCTAGTGGGTGTAAATACCCGTGCTGTGGCCTGTTCCCTTAAAAAATTAGGATACACAGTTAACTCTGCTGATTATTTTGGAACCATGGATCTAATATCCTGCGCTGACCATGTAGAATCGGTTTTAGATCAAAAACCAGAGATTTCATGTGGCAAATTTACCCAGCAATTTAAGCCCCAGCTTATCAGGGAAATGGCCCTGGAAATGGTTGATGATGCAGATGGAATCATATGCTGTGCAGGATCATCTTCTTCCTGGTTTCCCGCCCATAAGATCATTGGAAACAGGGATGTTGAGGTTGTTGAAGATAAATTTTCCCTTTACCATAAACTTAAAAAACATTTCCCTGTTCCCGAAACCTATCTTCCTGTTGACATTTATGAAGCTGCAGAAATTGCCAGCAATGAACCTGGAAAAAAGTTTATTTTAAAACCACGATCTGGAGCAGGTGGTTACGGGGTGCGAGTTTTCAATGATCCAGATCTAGAAGGAATATATTTACCGGAAGAAATTAATTCTGGTGATTGGATACTGCAGGAGTTTATTGATGGTGAAAATATCAGTGCATCAGTTCTATCCACCGGGGATGAAGCCAGGACCATACTCACCAGTACCCAGATCATCGGCGATACCACCCTGGGTCAAATGGAACCCTTTGGATACTGTGGGAACACGGTTCCCTACACCGGTGAGATGGAAATCTCCGAACTTGCCCAAAAAGTGGTGACCCATCTATCCCTAATAGGCTCTAATGGAGTGGATTTCATGACCAAAAATGGGGAAGTGTATGTTATTGAAGTAAACCCGCGACTCCAGGGAACATTTGAATGTGCAGAACTATCCCTGGAGGTGAACATGGCCGAAGCCCATCTTAAGGCATGCCAGGGGCAGCTGGTGGAAATTCCACTTCCCCAAAGATTTGCAGTGAAGATGGTGGTCCATGCACTGGAAAGATCACAGGTTGGTAGTTTGAACTTCCATGGAGTTTGTGACCTTCCACGTCCCGGAGTTATAATTGAAAAAGGAGAACCAATGGTTACGGTTTTAAGTTCAGGGAATGTAATGGAAAATACAACATATTCTGCCAGAAGAACTGTTCAGAAGGTTTACAATTCTATCAACCTTTCATGA
- a CDS encoding hypothetical protein (PFAM: Protein of unknown function DUF61), whose translation MVLNRHLPRRRKTLKELLGEEKPHVLGTDGSRHRFKKNELNKIASLIPEESWEKLKLPLYIEISSEMSGSRIKGNIECRVVCQILEKEDCDEEIYIYRGEVKVVRRELPTTSQYIFLIK comes from the coding sequence ATGGTATTAAACCGTCATCTTCCCCGGCGAAGGAAAACCTTAAAGGAGCTTTTAGGTGAGGAAAAACCCCATGTGTTAGGGACAGACGGGTCACGTCATCGTTTCAAGAAAAATGAACTCAATAAAATCGCATCATTAATTCCAGAAGAATCTTGGGAAAAATTGAAGTTACCACTGTATATTGAGATAAGTTCCGAGATGAGTGGCTCCCGTATCAAGGGAAATATTGAATGCAGGGTAGTGTGCCAGATTCTAGAGAAAGAGGATTGTGATGAAGAAATCTATATTTACCGTGGCGAAGTAAAGGTAGTAAGAAGAGAGTTACCCACCACTTCACAGTACATATTTCTGATAAAATAA